One segment of Solanum lycopersicum chromosome 1, SLM_r2.1 DNA contains the following:
- the LOC138341704 gene encoding uncharacterized protein: MDSFDTDLLRDAMEQVRVIQYRLLTAQSRQKSYADRRVRALVFMEGDHLALPPSLSAVHPVFHVFMLRKYIPDESHVISLDSVEMGPDLTFEEEPIAILDSKFESLRPKRLLQ; this comes from the exons atggactcttttgatacagacttgcttagagatgctatggaacAAGTTCGTGTGATTCAGTATAGACTGTTgacagcccagagtcgacagaagagttatgcagaccggagagttagagccttagtgtttatggagggtgatcat TTGGcgttgccacctagtttgtcagcagttcatcctgttttccatgtcttTATGCTTCGGAAAtatattccggatgaatctcatgtgatttcactCGATTCTGTGGAGAtgggtccagacttgacatttgaggaggagcctatagctattttggatagcAAATTCGAAAGCTTAAGAccaaagagattgcttcagtga